A single Hyperolius riggenbachi isolate aHypRig1 chromosome 12, aHypRig1.pri, whole genome shotgun sequence DNA region contains:
- the LOC137540869 gene encoding transcription factor MafB-like produces the protein MAGELPIGAELPTSPLAMEYVNDFDLMKFDVKKEPLGGRAPDRTVRLCNRLQQASGSVSSTPISTPCSSVPSSPSFSPTEQKTHLEDLYWMAGSYQHVNPEALNLTPEDAVEALIGSHQIPPQLQGYEGFRGHHHPHHHPGQQHHQNPHQYQNLGHEEMVHPHQHPHHHHHHHQDSPSQSNNSASPQQLHNSHPAHHSSNQVEDRFSDDQLVSMSVRELNRHLRGFTKDDVIRLKQKRRTLKNRGYAQSCRFKRVQQKHHLENEKTQLIQQVEQLKQEVNRLARERDAYKMKCEKLTNSSFREAGSTSDNPSSPEFFM, from the coding sequence ATGGCCGGAGAGCTGCCTATTGGAGCAGAGTTGCCAACTAGTCCACTTGCAATGGAGTACGTCAATGACTTTGACCTGATGAAGTTTGACGTCAAGAAGGAGCCACTTGGCGGCAGAGCACCAGATCGCACAGTTCGGCTTTGCAACCGCTTGCAGCAGGCATCGGGCTCCGTGTCTTCCACTCCGATCAGCACCCCTTGCAGCTCAGTGCCATCCTCTCCGAGCTTCAGTCCCACAGAGCAGAAAACCCACCTGGAAGATCTGTACTGGATGGCGGGCAGCTACCAGCATGTTAACCCCGAGGCTCTGAACCTCACCCCGGAGGACGCTGTGGAAGCCCTCATAGGTTCTCACCAGATCCCACCGCAGCTTCAGGGATATGAGGGCTTCAGGGGTCACCATCACCCACATCATCATCCAGGCCAGCAGCACCACCAGAACCCCCACCAGTACCAGAACCTCGGACACGAGGAGATGGTTCACCCTCACCAGCACCctcaccaccatcaccaccaccatcaaGACTCTCCAAGCCAAAGCAACAATTCCGCTTCCCCGCAGCAGCTCCACAACAGCCACCCGGCACACCACAGCTCCAACCAGGTCGAAGACAGGTTTTCTGACGACCAGCTGGTCTCTATGTCTGTGCGGGAGCTAAACCGGCATCTGAGGGGCTTCACAAAAGACGATGTCATCCGCCTGAAACAGAAGAGGAGAACCTTGAAAAACAGAGGATATGCCCAGTCCTGCAGGTTCAAGAGGGTGCAGCAGAAACACCACCTGGAGAATGAGAAGACGCAGCTCATCCAGCAAGTGGAGCAGCTGAAGCAAGAAGTCAACCGGCTGGCCCGAGAGCGAGATGCCTACAAAATGAAGTGCGAGAAACTGACCAACAGCAGCTTCAGGGAGGCCGGGTCCACCAGCGACAACCCATCTTCTCCAGAGTTCTTCATGTGA